In Falco rusticolus isolate bFalRus1 chromosome 11, bFalRus1.pri, whole genome shotgun sequence, the genomic window CCTAACTGTTTGCAAGCCTAACTATACATCCTTAAATGTATCATGCTCAGAGAACTCGTATGTTGTGGAAGATATCTGCTCAGGAGCCGACCTCAATATTATCAATGCTGGAAGGTTGGTGCTATCCTTCATtgtgtacatttttaaatacccattttttattttctgtcccaGTTTCAAGGTTTTTTCTAGTTGAAGTCTTCATTATTTTGTCAGGTTTTTATAGCAAAGGTAAGAATTTAAGTGTGTTTTTAGTGATGTacaattttttatataaagataTTAGGCTAACAGTGGGCTTTGGAAGACTTTGTCAGATTCCAAAGCACAGTCATTAGTAGCTACTTATTTTCCCTCCTTCAAAGCAGACAATTTCCTGTACAATTATTATTATGTATATCTTTGATTCCCCGTGGGATCTGGGTAAGTTCCCTGTAACAGGCAGGGGAAGAAGTCACCCAAGTACTTTATCTAAGACCTCTGTGTAACATACATTACTGTTCTGGCATTTTGGTCTTAGTTTGTGAGGCTTGGTTTGGGGATTTGTTGGagtttatttgggttttgtttctctaattgattattaatttttttacattgatGGCAttgaaaaaataccttttttagAGGAAAGACCACAACAGTGCAAATCTGTATGTTCCTAAGCATATGCCTTTTCTTTCGTGGTATTTCTAACTGGTGGTTTATCCTCCTTGATCATTTATTCTTTAGCCTCCCTACTTAGACAGCCAGGAGAGaaatttatatgtttatattagCAAGTTTTGGACATGCATATCAGTCAAGACTATGTATCTTATTTTAAACAACTTAAGTGTGATAAAACAACGGTAATTCAATAACTGATGAAAGGTCATATATTTAAACAAGCAATCTGAAGGTATAAGTCAGTAAGTTGTACTGTTGCAATACATCTGCTACTAGTTAGTTCAAGGACTTCATGAGGTGTCCCTAAATATAAGCACTACCCTACTGAAAAATCATGAAGCTCTTCACTGAATACAACTTCAGTTGTCTTCTGTATCTTTGCCACACCAGGTTAACCTTTATTGCCTGTTAGTCATTGAATATTTGAATGTTTTGCAATCCTTCAAAATTTtagtgctttttaaaacttcctcCTCCCTCAAAAAGTTACAGCAATATTATAGAATGCTTGAAATGACTACAATTTCTGTCTCTGACTCGGCTGCATAATTTCTCTGTGTACCTGCTTAGCAGACATGAAGCTATGTTACTTCTGACACACCCACTTCACTAAAGCTTTGTACTCCTTTCTTGTTCTGTATGCAGCCCCAGATGCTAGCTTCTGTTTTAACTTTATGCCTCATGGCATTACATTTTTGCTGCATAGatattattaaaatgttctgtctATGTACTAAGGCACCTTTCCCccagtttgtttgcttttccattaaTTTCGATGGTTGACACACTTGGGAATCATGAAGTCATTCACTTTGTAAGTATCATCCAGCAAATCTCGTCACCTGTCTCCTTTCACTGGGACAAACCAATTTTACTGATGTTTAAAGACCCTCAGTTATTTGATGTACTTGGTCTTAAATATATCTAGTGGGCTAAGGCTCGTAATTAGCATTGATTAACTTGCCGTATCTTTTCAAGTTATATATGTGGGCATGATCCAGAGCTGGAATGAAGAATTGTAGCTCTGTttggcaaaaataatttggtgtCAATAATTGTGGTGAAAGGCATAACCAGAATTACTATATCAGCCTTCACCTCACTGTCTTTTCCCATCACCATTTGCTGTTACTGGGATAGTGCCATTGAAGCCTGATGTTTGCAAGCAATGTCTTGCACCTACATGGCATCCCAGGGAAATCGGGGTAGCTTTGCATgtcagcaagcagaaaaattttCATGATTACATCTCATTCATTTCGTATTGgaggtgatgatgatgataactTCTTTGAATTGACTATCTTTAGCCATTCCAAAGCCACTGATCACTCCTAAATTTAAATATCTTCACTtccaaaaaaccagaaaaattagTTGTAATATATTAAGACTAAGCAATCAGGTTTTGcgtgtttctgtttctttaggaAGATGACCATATATTAATATCTCAAATTTATTCCCATTACAGAGGATACATTTGGTGATTTATAATATTCTGGCACCACCTCCAGTTTCTCCTTAATTCaattttattgcctttttcctttattaaattGTTGCTTACTTATGCCTGTCTCAACTTTACCAAAGCAATCAGCACTTGCTACTGGTTCAATACTTCCTTCAGTCATCTACTATAGGAGTTATACCATAAGTTCTCCAGCCCAGGAGGTCAATTTGTCCTCAATAATATCAGCTTGTAAGGGACTTGTTCTTCTGAGATTGCTAATCGCCTTCACTTTTTATTTGTACTTCCCACAAACTTTGGCTGCAGAAATTTGCCTCAAGACCCCACTATGAAAAGTATAGAGAAGAACACAAAATTGTCCAGCTGATTATATGAAACCATTTTCTGCAACATCCCCAAATATCCAGTGGTTTCCTTATTCCTCTATATCTTCAAAGAGCCTTTTCAGTCATTTGAGTTCAGATTTCCAGTGAGTTCGCTATCCTCTATAATTTCTGATGTTCTCAGTATGACACTCTCTCACTCAGCATGACTCTTTCTCATTGTTGTTCTCCCTTTACACATCCTCTTGCATGAGCATTTAGTGTGATACACTGTCATCCCAGTTCAGGACACGTTTTCTTTGAGACCTTTGTTCACCTTTTCAATACAGAGCCATACAAAAAGGCTACATATTTTCAGGttggattattttcattttagattaAAAGATAACAAATAAAGGAACAAAAGCAGTGTCACCATTAGAGAGTACACCATTAGAGAATACACAGCGTGCACTTAGTCTGTAACATGCTGTGCTTGCCCTGAAAGCATatgaatagaaaataaagagaaaattgaCTGTAGCATGGTGGCACACCTTATATACTATAAAAATGCCATCAAATTAAGGTTAAGTTCTGAGTGATACTAAAGTTCATAGAATCAAATCTATACAGTAGCTCCACAGAAACTGTAAGCAGTTTTATGCTTCCACTAAAACCTGCACAGACTAAAGGAGCTGATTAGCCattataaacatttcaaatttttttcatatctttatCCTCCTGTCCTCAACCGTGACAACTGTTCCCCAGGGATACTATTTGAGAAAGGTTTGTTCAggtttggggggagggaggagaagaagaatGTAGGTCTGTCTTTAGAAGTGAAAAAGGACTCACACCGATTTCATCTTGGCTAAAGTCATGAACCTCCTGGAGCCATGGGCTCAAATTCAGGTCAGCAGCATGGCATTCACTCTGAACTACATGCACACATTTAATTGCTAATGAATCATTTAGAGCAGACACGGCAAAACGTGCAGGAAAGAAATTTAGACAGTAGactctgctgctttgcagaaaaatgtctttgtctAAAGGTAAAGGACTGTGTTTCaatctttcctgttttaaacTAACTCAGGTGCTACTAGGAAAATGGCTGTACATGGAGCCCAGTTAGGGTGGCAAGACCCATCTGTGAAGCTGAATGACTGTTCAAGTATTTACCCCAAGCTGAGCTTTCTCAGGTGAAAAGATGCTGCAAGATAGACATACCCGTCTTCCCCAAGACAGCCAGCACATTACATTGCATGTCCATGCCATTTTAAGGGGATAAATGCACAGATAAAAACTGTTATACATCTTCACTGCATCTTACTCACTTCTAGAGCTCAGAAGTTTTTAGGTCTTCTACAAGCTATGAACTACATGTCCACCATAAAACAGCTGAAGCCACCCCCAGCTAaatttttccctctgctgtgtAAAAATCTCTCCTTCAAGTTCCCgtcaattttcttttgttgtttttagaGGATTGACATGGTTCTATAAGAGGGATAATACTAAAATGTTAGAGGGCCTTATGTGATTGTTCTGTGTAGCTGCTACTTACACAAAACCTCCTTTTCCTGGTCAGAGAAGTAGAAGCTAAGCTGTCACTTTTAGTTTTCTTATCTGTAGTTTGTGACTCAAGACCCAATCTGTATCATCCAAGTCCCCATATTTTCAATGGCAGCAGAAGGCCCCCAGCAATTTTCAGAATAGACCTGATATTCCCCACTGTCTCACACAGTTTGGACATATTTTCATTTACCCTTTTGTTCTGGGCTTCAGAAAAGGAGGGGCCCAGTAACTCTTCAAATGCCCTCCCCAGTTCTTGTGCTCCATCCTATCATGTTACAAAGTGCTGAAATCTAAAAAACAAACTTGAAGACATAGCAAATAAAGATGTAGCTTGCCTCCCTCCAAGAATAACGTTACCCTCCCATTATTAAAGCAACAAAGCAGGGGCACAAAGATGATGaattcagctgctgaagttAGGGCCTGATTATCAAAGTGTATGAGTCCTTACTCTGAAGAGAGTCAAAGTGAATTCAGTGAGAATAATAAGAAGATTAAACTTCAGGCATTAAATAAGTTGTATAATTATGTACTTACTGAAAAGTTATTATGGaaatttatttatagaaataaatatatacatatttctcTCAATCAAGCATTCAGTCTTTAGTTTGTTGACACTGTTCTCTCAGTACACTTTTCTTAGTACGCAAAAAGAATTTCAGGCTaaatatttacttcaaaatGAAGGCATTTCATTAACATTGGTCCTTTCTCAAGATTATAGAAgagaaatttagaaattaaatgacTGTCCACCCAGTGTTTTTTTGAAGTGAACACTAGCGCAGTGTATTTGAACTGAGAAACATAATTTGAGTGTCCTTCCTTGGCAGAAAGTCATTCCCTTCTCAACATGCCACCCTGGCAGCCTTTGCAGCAGTGTACATTTCGGTGAGTAACCAActctgttcattttcatttatataaaactCAAGTTAGAAAGTAATTTGCTATATATTGTAAAGTGATGTGTTGCCTGGATATCCCGTATAGATGTAAGTTTCTATCCTCCTAGccttaaagcaaaataaaactactaACAGCTAAGATAAAAGCAGCTCTAttaagaacacagaaaagattaaaCTGCTTTATGTCCTTTGTTAAGAAGCAATAGAAAGTGTAATGTTAAGGTATATTTGATGCCTCATATTATTCACATATAAAATGCCATGCTTATCTGTCTTACAGGGTGATATTATAACTTACCATTCAAATTAaccttctgccttttctttattGCTGTATTCACTTGACTCGCTGCTTTTAAACTTGAGGCATTAAGGAACAAACATTTATGTGGTGTAGTTTCATTTGACCTCCATAGAATTGCAGTATGGATGAACTGGCACAATGACTTCCAGAGGCCTCCAAGGTGCTACTGCAAAGCAAGTGAATAAAAACCATCAGTAACCAGCAGAGAATTGTAGGACATGCTGCAATGATCACAGCTGATTTTCCACATTTGACCAATGACATTTATTCAGTATGGGCTACAATGTTTGTATGAGTGACCACTTActtgaggtttttaaaaaaactgaattCCATCACTCATGCTGtgaaaatcagaggaaaaaaataacaattaatcAAATTACATAATGGAATTGTGCATGTACTAGGAGCTTGCCAGTATTTATTCTGCCCAGTGAAAGGCCAAAATTTAGAATAATACTGATAAACCACCTCCACTTAATTATTGTGACCTCCCTGACATCATGGCCCCCTGTTGAGAAATGGCTCTCTAAAGCATCTGGGGTGGTAGCTTTTGTTACAACAGGTTATTGCTTTCATCTGGCATGACAGCTGGCTTCTATATTTCAGAAGCAGTGGCTCCTTAGTCACATTTACAGAGCATTTAGGCTCTGACTGTGAACAGTATTTAGGTATAAAATCCCTGTCCTAACTGATGTCAATAAGCAATGCCTGCCTATATTTCTGGAAATCCATTCCTTgtgatttcagatttttctatagcaagcaagcaaattttaacagagctgtaaaataaaattaaactgattaTTTGCAATATTACTGTGTAATAGTGATTTATGTGTGAAAGAAACTTTGAATGTGAGAAATTAATGTCCTCTTAGGTAAATTTAAGTTTCTTCAACtgcttcttcatttctttcttttttcaagatgTACTTCAATTCTACGTTAACAGACTCCTCAAAACTTCTGAAACCACTCTTGGTCTTTGCTTTTATCATCTGTGGAATTATATGTGGTCTGACTCGTATCACCCAGTATAAGAATCATCCAGTTGATGTTTACTGTGGCTTTCTCATAGGAGGAGGAATTGCTCTCTATTTggtaaataaaatatgcatgtaGTTAAAgttttagcaaataaaaatgataaggCTGTAAAAGTACTggtattttttatgaaaacctTTCATCATGGTCACATGCTATAACTAAAAATATAGTCAAAATGTGTTGAAAAGGATGATGTTAGGGGTAATCACTTTAAAAGTaaacagggaaaagcaaatatgtatttaaatttgaagTGCAATAACAGTGCCTGAAGTGGTATATGATCATCTGGCATTGTATACAGAAACAGCTCTAACATTATGTGCTTCATTAAATACTTAAAGATGCTAATCTTTTCTACACCACACTTAACAaccaaaacacaggaaaaatattggATTAATTGGTATTTATTGCCAGCCTGAGTTTATTTGCCAATGTTAGCTTTATGATCTCAAAAAAATGCTTGAATTAATATGCAGCTACTCAGGTGAGTAAATTGCTGAACCTGCAAGAAATCAAAGGCAATATTACACCCTTGTGATACTCTAGAGCTCTTGGGGAAATTATGGATGGGATATGGGATGCACAAGGCAGGTTATTCCCATGCTTTTCCTCTGTACGGGGCTGAAACAGATGGAGCAACTTGGAAGGGTCCTGTAAGGGAGTATGTAGGATAGGCCTGTTTGCATCTGTCAGTAGGAAGGTCACCAaccatttgcttttgcttgctGCTCTTTATATCTCCAACACGACTGTTGCTGCATTAGCTGTTCAGCACAGTGCCAACCCAGGTGCCTGTGAGCAATCAGGAACTTCTACTGACAGTATTTTTGCTCCAGTGTGTGCAGGTGAACAGAAGGTGCTTTTAATAGCCAGTGGGATGATTCTGACCCCCAAGAAATCAATGATTAATTTTAGTATAATCCTAAAATAAGTTCATGTTGTATCCCCCTTTTTTGTGTGATGAGATAAGGTACATGCAGATGGTCTACAAAGGTGACCaggggaaaaatggaaaaacagcaaCTAGGATGGATAATAGAAATCGCACAAGCTACTAAAATCAGTTTCTATGATTGCACTGTGAGCAGAAAGGCACTTTGTTAAGAATATTATTTCAAATGATTAAGCTGTTGTAGATTCTCATAAATGGAGCTGTTGTTCCCATGATTGAAATCCACAAACAAGTATGCTCTTTGTTAGGTCTCCTCCATATAGTGTTGCATGACAACATACATCAGAGAGTACATTGTCCTGGATACACAGTATCCAGTAAATCTGCCCTGAAAACTACACACAAAtaagaggaaggggaggagaaatAACATGAAACTACAAATAACTCTGAAAGGAGTGTAAAGAACAAGTAACCTAAGTGATTGAGCCAGGCACTTGACCCTTTCATGGAATATCCTTTCTCGGTAGAGTCcttttaaaatgacagcattttACAGTGAGTGCTGAATAAGAAAATGTTGTGTAACTAAATCCTGTTACAGTTCTGCACATCTTGGAAAGCAATTGATTTAAAGTTGATAAATTGTTCTATCATGTAGATATTGTATTACATCATTATTATGCAGTAGAAAGGGCAGAATCACAGAGCAGAGAACAGTTCAAGCTGTAAAAGATTCAGTAAATCAGAGCAGACAGCAATGTAGCTGTAAAATGGAGAAGactgcaaacatttattttgttattttcgTAACAGAAcattctttcttcagctgtatctgttgctttataaaaagaagaaaactgaaggaggCTAAATTCCTCAACTATTTACTGCTGTGAACTATGTGCCCTAGTTATCCTGCTGGGACTACTTCATACATCTCTAGATGTACCAGTTTGAGGACAGAATTTGGAATAAGGATATACTGGTGAGGGAAGGAAAGTGAGCATACCCTGCCAATTAAGCTGGACTAATTCTATCACTCAATACTTATTTAAAGGCAGaagaatataattaaaatacCTTAAAATGTCCCTTTTTTCCATAACTGATTGTTGATGCTTCTGTTCAAATACCAGGGCTTGTATGCTGTGGGGAACTTCTTACCAAGTGACGAGAATGTGTTTCACCCAAATTTTCACAGAGAACCGCTAAGGTCTTTGACAGACCTCAGTCAAGATGCCAACAGAATCCTGCCAGGTAAAAATGGTAGCAGCAGTGATGGCATTGTCTCTCACCGTACAGAAAGTATCCTGAATAGAAACCACAGAGAATCAGGGTCTCTGACCAATATCAAGAGAGCGAATGCTGATGTAGAAATAATAACACCACGAAGCCcaatgggaaaggaaaatatggTTACTTTCAGCAACACTTTGCCGAGGGTCAACACACCATCCTTGGAAGATCCAGCAAGACGAAATGCAACAATACATGCATCAATGGATTCTGCCCGTTCCAAACAGCTGCTTTCCCAGTGGAAGAACAAGAATGAAAGTCGAAAATTGTCACTGCAAGTAATAGAGACTGAATCTGGCCAGTCACCACCAAGGGCTATTGAAATGAGGTCAAGCTCAGAACCCTCCAGAGTGGGTGTAAACGGTGATCATCATGGCCCCACTAGCCAATACCTGAAAATTCAACCTGGCAGTGTACCAGGTTGTAACAACTCAGGTCTTTCTGGCGGGCCAAGGGTCTCTATTCAGTCACGTCCTGGCTCATCCCAGCTAGTGCATATTCCTGAAGAGACTCAGGAGAACATCAACACATCACCCAAAAGCAGTTCAGCTAGAGCTAAATGGCTAAAAGCTGCTGAGAAGAGTGTTGCATGTAGAAGCAATAGCCAGCCAAGAATCATGCAAGTAATAGCCATGTCTAAGCAACAAGGAGTGCTTCAGGGCAGTCCAAAGAGTTCAGAGGGGAGCACAGTCACCTGTACAGGAGCCATCAGATATAAAACCTTGACAGACCATGAGCCAAGTAGCATTGTCAGAGTTGAGGCCCATCCAGAAAATAACAGACCTGTAATTCAGATGCCATCAGAAGGTGAAGGAAGTGGGTCATGGAAATGGAAAGGTCCTGAAAAAGTCACCCTTCGTCAGACATATGAGCTAAATGATCTTAACAGAGACTCTGAAAGCTGTGACTCGTTAAAAGACAGTTATGGGTCAGGTGACAGGAAAAGGAGCAACATAGATAACAGTGAGCATCACCACCATGGAATCACTACAATAAGAGTCACGCCAGTGGAGGGAAGTGAGATTGGCTCAGAGACTCTTTCTATTTCTTCTAGCCGGGACTCAACACTTCGAAGAAAAGGTAACATCATTTTAATCCCTGAGAGAGGAAGCAGTCCAGAGAACACCAGAAACATCTTCTATAAAGGCACATCCCCCACACGAGCATATAAGGAATGAGAGGAGACATATCAGCTGGTCCATACCACCACAAAGCAATCACACCTTGACACAGGTTCTGCTCTCTTTGTTTTGAGCTGATATTTACCTTTGATGTGCCAAATTATTGACTAACAGCTCAACTGTTGTTGAATACTGCTGATGTGCAAAGTGTGTAAGCCTGTGGAAAGCATGTGGTGGGGGGAAAAGCACAATGCCAGAACCtaattaatgtgaaaaatttTCATGCAACTTGTTTCTTCAGACTCAAAATGTTTATCTGAGGGTGATGATGTCAATCAAAACAATGGTCTTGAACACAGACACTTTATTTCCTGAATGTgccaactttttattttatatgtgtcCAAAATTGACTGATTTTTTCACAGCAAAGGCTGTATCAGTGGTATATATTCACCTTTGCAGAATTTGCACCAAATCTTTAATACAGGATGGTGCTGATGATAACTttacatgttttgaaaaatcGCATACTTATTAGACTCTACAAACACATGATGTATTGATGTGCAGTTACTTTAAAAGTAATATCGCTAATACTATGATGATGCTGGCTGCATTCATTTAGCGTAGGAAATATTTACAGCTTTGTTATAGTGGATCTGTCACATTCAAAGATTGCAAAGGTTTTGTGTAGTTCTTTAAGATGTCTACTGCAACAAAAAATATGTGGGTGACATTCCATTAGAATGGAATAACTATTTTGAATAGTTTTGCTGCTACTGCTCAACTTTTGTTTAAGAACAGGTGCTACTAATGAAGAGGCTGCTTCTTAGTGGGCTAACttgtagaattattttaaattatgtttttaaggGGTCTTTTAAAGTGCTACAAGTAATccagattttacatttttaaacctCTTATTCTGTCCTTCAGCAACCCTTCAATTTTTCTATTGGTTTTTAACCATACAATGCAGGACACCAATAACTGCAAGATGTGCAAAAGTGAAAGGTGAGCCATGagtaaatacaaataaatggCCACTTTCCTGACCAGCTTCCAAGGAGACAGTAATTAATGTCATAGCTCACACTTAGAAGCAGTCATTCACCTCACTTGCTTAGTATGCCACAAGAACAATCACAAGTTTCACCCCAGTCACCATCATTTAGAGGAtttatgctttgctttaaaaattgaatGCCTTGGTATTGCAGAATCACTGAATGAGTGTTACATTGTGCCACTGCTACTGGTCACCTCCCTTGACACACCTTCCAGAGCCTTCTTAAGCATGATATTTTTCCCCACCGCTGCCACTTAAGAATATGAAGGGTCTCTGCACCTGAGAGAGCATGAATTATTTTAGCAAATTGAGCTTCAAATATAACAAAAGAACTTGCCTGCTAAAAATCTCTGTTGCCAAAAAATTGTTGAAAGGATAAGCTCTGAAAGGAATAAACATAGCATGTCCTGGGCATGCTAGAAGAAATGCCTCATTACATTTGGTTCTGACTTAACTTAAACCATAGAGGAAGCCAGGAGCAGTGCTTGCCCAGTGCAGCTCTGCATTCTCTCCTAGATTACTTCCACCTGAAAGAGAATTACTATTAGAcacctcccagctcccctgctAGGAGGGGGAGGGAATAGTTTAGCAATCTCCTCACTAAGTAGTATCAGATTAGGTCTGTTCTCTGGCTTCTTGAGATGAGTGTTTGCTCTAAGTCCTCTTCTGATTTAGAGTGTCAGATACATACTACGTAGCCAGAACCTGTCTACAGACCCTACCCCACAGTACTCTGAGGAAAAGTGCACCCTACCCCAGCCAAGTAGGAAGTAGAAAGGAGAATCATCTCAtcccaagaaaataaaatagcacaacacacacaaaccaaaaaaaaaaccaaaaaccccaccccccaaaaacctcaaaaccaaaacaaaatccaaaatcCAACACCAATCCCAAGTAATTTCAGAAGCATGAGGATGTTTTTTGCTAATCTGTGTAGAAGAAGGGATTCAGCGTCAATAGAAAGCTTTATATACCTTCCCAGTTATACAGGTGCTCCAGGCTTAGTTAGTGCTGTCAGCCAACCCTGTCAAGCAATGCTTCCCTCACCTACCTATCACCCAGTGCTGTGGAAGAGCGTTGGTCCATAGGGAAATGACCACTCTTTTCCTGCTAGTAATAGAAGATGACCCCATCATATATTTGATGATTGGGAGGAAGTATTCTGCAGGTTACATGTAAGAAGCTAACCAGTAGGGTTGCAGCATATTGTGTATGTTAAAGGCACAATATGTTGAAGACACACTTTAAGGTACATGAGCTGGGAAAAATAATCATAGATgccaggggaaaagaaaaaaaaaaaaaaaaaaaaaagagtaattttttagaaatatgaTCTCAGACTCTAGTATTTACAAGTCAggatgtgctttttctttttaaaaggatgaatCTTTAGTCCTTggtatttaatataaaattttgtACAAGACTCCTAGGAATTACAAACACTTGGATAGTCATGAACAAAACCCTTTGGATTTAGTTTAGTCTAGGTACATGATAAAGCAGGTAGGATTAGCTTTAAAGGAATGGGTAAGACACAATCACTGTTGGCCTATCAATGCAGGGAAATAAGATGCAATCGTTTGTTAGTTTGTAAGTGCAGGGAAAAAGAACATAAGTAG contains:
- the PLPPR4 gene encoding 2-lysophosphatidate phosphatase PLPPR4 → MSAKERQKGKVTKDSVTLLPCFYFVELPILASSVVSLYFLELTDVFKPVHSGFNCYDKSLSMPYIEPTQESVPFLMLLSLVFAGPSITIMIGEGILYCCLSKRRNGIGTEANINAGGCNFNSFLRRAVRFVGVHVFGLCSTALVTDIIQLSTGYQAPYFLTVCKPNYTSLNVSCSENSYVVEDICSGADLNIINAGRKSFPSQHATLAAFAAVYISMYFNSTLTDSSKLLKPLLVFAFIICGIICGLTRITQYKNHPVDVYCGFLIGGGIALYLGLYAVGNFLPSDENVFHPNFHREPLRSLTDLSQDANRILPGKNGSSSDGIVSHRTESILNRNHRESGSLTNIKRANADVEIITPRSPMGKENMVTFSNTLPRVNTPSLEDPARRNATIHASMDSARSKQLLSQWKNKNESRKLSLQVIETESGQSPPRAIEMRSSSEPSRVGVNGDHHGPTSQYLKIQPGSVPGCNNSGLSGGPRVSIQSRPGSSQLVHIPEETQENINTSPKSSSARAKWLKAAEKSVACRSNSQPRIMQVIAMSKQQGVLQGSPKSSEGSTVTCTGAIRYKTLTDHEPSSIVRVEAHPENNRPVIQMPSEGEGSGSWKWKGPEKVTLRQTYELNDLNRDSESCDSLKDSYGSGDRKRSNIDNSEHHHHGITTIRVTPVEGSEIGSETLSISSSRDSTLRRKGNIILIPERGSSPENTRNIFYKGTSPTRAYKE